The Streptomyces sp. HUAS CB01 genome has a segment encoding these proteins:
- a CDS encoding FAD/NAD(P)-binding protein has translation MREIAIVGGGGGAVCLLDALSQASGPPAAVTVFEPSDRLWRGRPYQRDADCILVNLPSRAMSVRAGDTRHFDRWLADRRWQTGALREASPFDVAAFPPRAVFGDYLESVAQQSMARLDERGGKVRLVRERIVDATPAAGGAVLTTERGTRHEADRVVLCIGAGVPDDGFALDGPEPGFVPDPYPVARTLAGIDPQHTVAVLGTGLTAVDVALALRAGGHQGPVFLLSRHGVLPAVRQQPVVHTLRHFTPDHFRALSDGGEVPFSAVVGVLRDELTSAGQDFAELETEFALLREDPVRRLRRQLDLVHGQGLGLRILQQTLPVAVDVWPLMPYRDRDELLRRHYRAVHSLCCPMPPSTGARLLAMSEAGRLHVVGGLDDVRRTGEGFSATADGRTIHAGTVINAGSVAPHRVPPAAAPLVRSLIASSAASAHPHGGLRVRRETNRLVADGGSQECFYALGDLTFGSLFITAAIPVIVKLAREIAREVLTP, from the coding sequence ATGCGCGAGATCGCGATCGTCGGGGGCGGTGGGGGAGCGGTGTGCCTGCTGGACGCGCTCTCCCAGGCGTCCGGACCCCCTGCCGCGGTCACCGTGTTCGAGCCGTCGGACCGTTTGTGGCGTGGCCGCCCGTACCAGCGGGACGCCGACTGCATCCTGGTGAACCTCCCGTCGCGCGCCATGTCGGTCCGCGCGGGGGACACCCGTCACTTCGACCGCTGGCTCGCCGACCGCCGCTGGCAGACCGGAGCCCTGCGGGAGGCCAGTCCCTTCGACGTCGCGGCCTTCCCTCCGCGGGCGGTCTTCGGCGACTATCTGGAATCCGTGGCGCAGCAGAGCATGGCCCGGCTCGACGAGCGTGGAGGGAAGGTCCGCCTGGTACGGGAGCGGATCGTCGACGCGACCCCGGCCGCGGGAGGAGCCGTACTGACCACGGAACGCGGCACACGGCACGAAGCCGACCGCGTCGTCCTGTGCATCGGAGCGGGCGTGCCCGACGACGGGTTCGCTCTGGACGGGCCGGAACCGGGGTTCGTCCCCGACCCCTATCCGGTGGCCAGGACCCTGGCCGGCATCGACCCGCAGCACACGGTCGCCGTCCTGGGCACGGGCCTGACCGCCGTGGACGTGGCTCTCGCCCTGCGGGCCGGCGGGCACCAGGGCCCCGTCTTCCTGCTGTCCCGGCACGGGGTGCTGCCCGCGGTCCGCCAGCAGCCGGTCGTCCACACCCTGCGGCATTTCACTCCCGACCACTTCCGGGCGCTGAGCGACGGGGGAGAGGTCCCCTTCAGCGCCGTCGTCGGGGTGCTGCGTGACGAACTCACCTCCGCGGGGCAGGACTTCGCGGAGCTCGAGACCGAGTTCGCGCTGCTCCGCGAGGATCCGGTACGCCGGCTGCGGCGCCAACTGGACCTCGTCCACGGGCAGGGCCTTGGGCTGCGCATCCTGCAGCAGACCCTGCCCGTCGCCGTCGACGTCTGGCCGTTGATGCCGTACCGGGACCGCGACGAGCTCCTGCGCCGCCACTACCGTGCCGTCCATTCGCTGTGCTGCCCGATGCCACCGTCCACCGGGGCCCGTCTGCTGGCGATGAGCGAGGCGGGCCGGCTCCACGTCGTGGGCGGACTGGACGACGTCCGCCGCACCGGGGAGGGGTTCAGCGCCACCGCGGACGGTCGTACGATCCACGCCGGCACGGTGATCAACGCCGGCTCCGTCGCGCCGCACCGGGTTCCCCCGGCCGCGGCGCCGCTCGTCCGGTCCCTGATCGCGTCATCCGCGGCCTCGGCGCACCCGCACGGAGGGCTGCGGGTGCGCCGAGAGACCAACCGGCTCGTCGCCGACGGCGGGTCCCAGGAGTGCTTTTACGCACTGGGGGACCTGACGTTCGGCTCCCTGTTCATCACCGCGGCGATTCCGGTCATCGTGAAACTGGCCCGGGAGATCGCCCGCGAGGTGCTCACTCCCTGA
- a CDS encoding SDR family oxidoreductase — MDIKGSVALVTGANRGIGRAFARSLVDHGAAKVYAGVRDPASVADQDLVPLRLDVTDQESVEAAAATAGDVSIVINNAGIGGASTRLMDGSFDGARRAMEVNYFGTWAVSRAFAPVLARNGGGALVNMLSVASWVGQPLFPGYAASKAAQWSLTDALRQALHPQGTLVVGVHAGFVDTELSAWTDAPKIDASTVAELTMEALTGDQFEVLADEETRRVKAALSQAVGAPGA, encoded by the coding sequence ATGGACATCAAGGGATCAGTCGCCCTCGTGACGGGCGCCAACCGCGGCATCGGCCGCGCGTTCGCCCGCTCACTCGTCGACCACGGCGCGGCCAAGGTCTACGCCGGAGTCCGCGACCCGGCGAGCGTGGCCGACCAGGACCTCGTTCCGCTGCGGCTGGACGTCACCGACCAGGAGAGCGTCGAGGCGGCGGCCGCCACCGCCGGGGACGTCTCCATCGTGATCAACAACGCCGGAATCGGCGGCGCGAGCACGCGGCTGATGGACGGCAGCTTCGACGGCGCCCGTCGCGCGATGGAGGTCAACTACTTCGGCACCTGGGCCGTGTCCCGCGCCTTCGCCCCGGTCCTGGCCCGCAACGGGGGCGGCGCGCTGGTCAACATGCTGTCCGTCGCCTCATGGGTCGGTCAGCCGCTGTTCCCCGGATACGCGGCCTCAAAGGCCGCGCAGTGGTCGCTGACGGACGCGCTGCGGCAGGCCCTGCACCCGCAGGGAACACTGGTGGTGGGGGTCCACGCCGGTTTCGTGGACACGGAACTCAGTGCCTGGACGGACGCGCCGAAGATCGACGCGTCCACGGTGGCCGAGCTCACCATGGAAGCCCTGACCGGTGATCAGTTCGAAGTGCTCGCCGACGAGGAGACCCGTCGGGTCAAGGCGGCTTTGTCCCAGGCCGTCGGCGCCCCCGGCGCCTGA
- a CDS encoding DUF7507 domain-containing protein, whose product MFVVRPPDGSDPAPVVARAVSRTRRCWSALLGATLLLGPVPAFPAAAAQGAEAPWKVREATGRGTQASAGGPSAAAAGLQPPSSVPPPGAPRQTGHKAAQRAALPLDCSGSTIYALQNGASASDPGTLLALDAASLAGPTPTVTASVVSRIPQGGQTNALGVLPGGTGAYLVNRTGTASSIVVHGYDAASGTWTRYAGTTPGNGVVVVAGAIDPVSRIYYYAALGTGTSTTPGKVSVYGFDTETNTAIPGVIATFDLPITSRFSANGDIAFDASGNLYIVTSANSSNNAAIGVVRGPLPTTGSATGVALTDTLLTTINNPQQRQYNGIAFNNDGELFIQFSAPAPSTATYLQAVNPNNGALIGQPKLLSDTTFASVDLGACSTNPTLTLRKNIVGRFASSTTANDQFALSITGGGVNGGNTATTTGSTNGVQTPAAGPVIGVAGTTYTLAETAANGGSLDNYDTTYACVDTANANAPVTSGTADSFALHFPATEPGGSSPRILCTFTNTPDAPSPSMTLTKSAEPETVTAAGQLVEYAHVVTNTGNVTLTGIDVTETAFSGTGTDPDVSCPGTTLAPGQSMNCTATYTTTQADINTGRIDNTARATGTPPTGPAVTTTDDATVTADQDPSISLVKTVVGDDGPFRSGEVLTYTYLVRNTGNVTLSALDVNDVEFSGSGPDPEIECPDTALAPGETVTCTATYTLTQADVDAGRIENTAVATGTPPGGTAVESNESTAVFTPRRTPAISLAKSASPSEVTAAGQQVDYALVVTNTGNVTLDDVGVEETAFNGSGPDPQVSCPEDSLTPGRSMTCTASYTVTQADVDRGTVANTAVASGTPAGGGPAVTATASDTVTADRNPSLRLSKSAEPETVTAAGQLVEYAHVVTNTGNVTLTGIDVTETAFSGTGTDPDVSCPGTTLAPGQSMNCTATYTTTQADINTGRIDNTARATGTPPAGPAVTTTDDATVTADQDPSISLVKTVVGDDGPFRSGEVLTYTFLVTNTGNVSLTGVELSDIAFSGSDPAPEAACPGTALAPGQTMTCTATYTLTQADVDSGSVTNTARATGTPPAGAPVASQSSALFTPRVNPALALTKTGEPVVASAVGQLVTYTFLATNTGNVTLTGVDVAETSFSGSGARPQASCPAGPLAPGASVACTASYVVSQADFNTGRLTNTAVATAEPPTGPAVTTPPAGATVTMEQAPELTLTKSASPSEVTAAGQEVAYTFVVTNTGNVTLTAVDVSETAFSGTGTAPQVSCPGTTLAPGQSMNCTAEYTTTQADINAGAVTNGAAATGTPPAGPAVTATATDTVTALQDSSLSMVKTVVGDGGPFRSGEVLTYSYLVRNTGNVSVSALDVRDLGFTGSGPDPVVECPVTALAPGASVTCTATYTVTQADVDAGRIENTAVATGTPPGGATVDSNESTAVFTPRRNPALSLSKSASPSAVTADGQGVHYTLVVTNTGNVTLNAVDVEETVFTGTGQNPRITCPEGSLLPGQSKTCTADYTVTQADVNAGAVANTAVASGTPTGGGPAVTATASDTVTAGQDPALALVKTATPAVVTGAGQRVDYRFTVTNTGNTTLTDVTVTEPVFTGTGPAPLVACPEGPLAPGQSRTCTAAYTVTQADVGAGALTNAALATGTPPTGPPVTATADRTVIATFSQTASLTVVKTADPTRVRKPGAEVEYSFVVTNTGSAVLQDITVDEVRFTGSGTRPAVSCPRTSLAAGERMTCTATYTVTGEDIRKGSVRNTVTASGTPSGGPPVTSLPSSAEVTTSRGHGHHDGHREPGRPHHDHEGPHKPHDPHGRPDGPHGDGHHEKRPRQAA is encoded by the coding sequence ATGTTCGTAGTGAGACCCCCAGACGGGTCGGACCCCGCGCCCGTCGTGGCGCGCGCTGTTTCCCGTACCCGGCGCTGCTGGTCCGCGCTCCTCGGCGCGACGCTGCTGCTGGGTCCCGTACCCGCGTTCCCGGCGGCCGCCGCGCAGGGTGCCGAGGCCCCGTGGAAGGTGCGGGAGGCGACCGGGCGCGGGACCCAGGCGTCCGCCGGCGGGCCGAGTGCCGCCGCGGCGGGCCTGCAACCGCCCTCGTCCGTACCTCCGCCCGGGGCCCCGCGACAGACCGGGCACAAGGCGGCGCAGCGGGCCGCGCTTCCGCTCGACTGTTCGGGCAGCACCATCTACGCACTGCAGAACGGCGCTTCCGCGTCCGACCCGGGCACCCTGCTCGCCCTGGACGCCGCCAGTCTCGCCGGTCCCACCCCCACCGTGACCGCGAGCGTGGTGAGCCGGATCCCCCAGGGGGGCCAGACCAACGCCCTCGGTGTGCTGCCCGGTGGCACCGGTGCGTACCTCGTCAATCGCACGGGTACCGCGTCCTCCATCGTCGTCCACGGCTACGACGCCGCGAGCGGCACGTGGACCAGGTATGCGGGGACGACCCCCGGCAACGGCGTGGTCGTCGTCGCCGGCGCGATCGACCCGGTGAGCCGCATCTACTACTACGCCGCCCTGGGCACCGGTACGAGCACCACACCGGGCAAGGTCTCCGTCTACGGCTTCGACACCGAGACCAACACGGCGATCCCCGGAGTGATCGCCACCTTCGACCTGCCCATCACCAGCCGGTTCAGCGCCAACGGGGACATCGCCTTCGACGCCTCGGGCAACCTCTACATCGTCACGTCCGCCAACAGCTCCAACAACGCCGCGATCGGTGTGGTGCGCGGACCGCTGCCCACGACCGGCTCGGCGACCGGGGTCGCTCTGACGGACACACTGCTGACCACCATCAACAATCCCCAGCAGCGGCAGTACAACGGGATCGCCTTCAACAACGACGGGGAACTCTTCATCCAGTTCAGCGCGCCGGCACCGTCCACAGCGACCTACCTGCAGGCCGTCAACCCGAACAACGGAGCCCTCATCGGCCAGCCGAAGCTCCTCTCGGACACCACCTTCGCCTCCGTCGACCTCGGGGCCTGCTCCACCAACCCGACGCTGACCCTGCGCAAGAACATCGTCGGCCGCTTCGCCTCGTCCACCACGGCGAACGACCAGTTCGCCCTCTCCATCACCGGAGGCGGCGTCAACGGCGGGAACACCGCCACCACGACGGGCAGCACCAACGGCGTCCAGACACCGGCGGCGGGGCCGGTCATCGGTGTCGCGGGCACCACGTACACCCTGGCCGAGACGGCCGCCAACGGCGGCAGCCTCGACAACTACGACACCACCTACGCCTGCGTGGACACGGCCAACGCCAACGCGCCGGTCACGTCGGGCACGGCCGACTCGTTCGCCCTGCATTTCCCTGCCACCGAGCCGGGAGGCAGCAGCCCTCGCATCCTCTGCACCTTCACCAACACCCCCGACGCACCCTCCCCGTCGATGACGCTGACGAAGTCGGCCGAGCCGGAGACGGTGACCGCGGCGGGCCAGCTGGTCGAGTACGCCCATGTGGTCACCAACACCGGCAACGTGACGCTCACCGGCATCGACGTCACCGAGACCGCGTTCTCCGGCACCGGCACCGACCCCGACGTCTCCTGCCCGGGCACGACCCTCGCCCCCGGACAGTCCATGAACTGCACCGCCACCTACACCACCACCCAGGCCGACATCAACACCGGCCGGATCGACAACACCGCACGCGCCACCGGCACACCCCCCACCGGACCCGCCGTCACCACCACCGACGACGCCACCGTCACCGCCGACCAGGACCCCTCGATCTCCCTGGTCAAGACGGTGGTCGGCGACGACGGCCCCTTCCGTTCGGGTGAAGTGCTCACCTACACCTACCTGGTACGCAACACCGGCAACGTCACGCTCTCCGCCCTCGACGTGAACGACGTCGAGTTCTCCGGCTCGGGTCCCGACCCGGAGATCGAGTGCCCCGACACCGCACTGGCCCCGGGCGAGACGGTGACGTGCACGGCCACGTACACACTGACGCAGGCCGACGTGGACGCCGGCCGGATCGAGAACACCGCCGTCGCCACCGGCACACCACCCGGCGGCACGGCGGTGGAATCCAACGAGTCGACGGCGGTGTTCACGCCCCGGCGCACCCCCGCGATCTCGCTGGCGAAGTCGGCGTCGCCGTCCGAGGTGACCGCCGCGGGCCAGCAGGTGGACTACGCCCTCGTGGTCACCAACACCGGGAACGTGACCCTGGACGACGTCGGTGTCGAGGAGACGGCGTTCAACGGCTCGGGGCCCGACCCGCAGGTCTCCTGTCCCGAGGACTCCCTCACCCCGGGACGGTCGATGACCTGCACCGCTTCGTACACGGTGACCCAGGCCGACGTCGACAGGGGCACGGTGGCCAACACGGCCGTCGCGTCGGGCACCCCCGCGGGCGGCGGCCCCGCGGTCACGGCGACCGCGAGCGACACCGTCACCGCGGACCGGAACCCGTCGCTCAGGCTCTCCAAGTCGGCCGAGCCGGAGACGGTGACCGCGGCGGGCCAGCTGGTCGAGTACGCCCATGTGGTCACCAACACCGGCAACGTGACGCTCACCGGCATCGACGTCACCGAGACCGCGTTCTCCGGCACCGGCACCGACCCCGACGTCTCCTGCCCGGGCACGACCCTCGCCCCCGGACAGTCCATGAACTGCACCGCCACCTACACCACCACCCAGGCCGACATCAACACCGGCCGGATCGACAACACCGCACGCGCCACCGGCACACCCCCCGCCGGACCCGCCGTCACCACCACCGACGACGCCACCGTCACCGCCGACCAGGACCCCTCGATCTCCCTGGTCAAGACGGTGGTCGGCGACGACGGCCCCTTCCGTTCGGGTGAAGTGCTCACCTACACCTTCCTCGTCACCAACACCGGCAACGTCTCGCTCACGGGTGTGGAGCTGAGCGACATCGCCTTCTCCGGCTCGGACCCGGCCCCCGAGGCAGCCTGCCCGGGCACCGCGCTCGCCCCCGGCCAGACGATGACGTGCACGGCCACGTACACACTGACGCAGGCCGACGTCGACTCCGGGTCGGTGACGAACACCGCCCGCGCCACCGGCACACCGCCCGCGGGGGCCCCGGTGGCGAGCCAGTCCTCCGCGCTGTTCACCCCGCGGGTCAATCCGGCGCTGGCCCTGACCAAGACCGGCGAGCCCGTCGTCGCGAGTGCCGTCGGACAGCTCGTCACCTACACGTTCCTCGCCACCAACACCGGCAACGTGACCCTGACGGGCGTGGACGTGGCCGAGACCTCGTTCTCCGGCTCCGGTGCCCGCCCGCAGGCATCGTGCCCTGCGGGACCGCTCGCGCCGGGAGCGTCCGTCGCGTGCACCGCCTCGTACGTCGTCAGCCAGGCCGACTTCAACACGGGCAGACTGACGAACACGGCCGTCGCCACGGCCGAGCCGCCCACCGGCCCTGCGGTGACGACGCCGCCGGCCGGGGCGACGGTGACCATGGAGCAGGCCCCGGAACTCACCCTGACCAAGTCCGCGTCGCCCAGCGAGGTGACCGCGGCCGGGCAGGAGGTCGCGTACACCTTCGTGGTCACCAACACGGGCAATGTCACGCTCACCGCCGTGGACGTGAGCGAGACGGCGTTCTCGGGCACCGGTACGGCCCCGCAGGTGTCCTGCCCGGGCACGACCCTCGCCCCCGGACAGTCCATGAACTGCACCGCCGAGTACACCACCACCCAGGCCGACATCAACGCCGGTGCCGTGACGAACGGCGCCGCCGCCACCGGCACTCCGCCGGCCGGTCCCGCCGTGACGGCCACCGCCACCGACACGGTGACGGCCCTTCAGGACTCCTCCCTGTCGATGGTGAAGACGGTCGTGGGGGACGGTGGCCCGTTCCGTTCGGGTGAGGTGCTGACCTACTCGTACCTCGTGCGCAACACCGGCAACGTCTCGGTCTCGGCGCTGGACGTGCGCGACCTGGGCTTCACCGGTTCCGGTCCCGATCCCGTCGTCGAGTGCCCGGTCACCGCACTGGCCCCGGGGGCGTCGGTGACGTGCACGGCGACGTACACGGTGACGCAGGCCGACGTGGACGCCGGCCGGATCGAGAACACCGCCGTCGCCACCGGCACACCACCCGGCGGGGCGACCGTGGACTCCAACGAGTCGACGGCGGTCTTCACACCGCGGCGCAATCCCGCACTCTCGCTGTCGAAGTCCGCGTCCCCCTCCGCGGTGACCGCCGACGGGCAGGGCGTGCACTACACGCTGGTCGTCACCAACACGGGCAACGTGACCCTGAACGCCGTCGACGTCGAGGAGACCGTCTTCACCGGCACCGGACAGAACCCGCGCATCACCTGCCCCGAGGGTTCGCTGCTGCCCGGACAGTCCAAGACGTGCACCGCGGACTACACCGTCACCCAGGCGGACGTGAACGCGGGCGCCGTGGCGAACACGGCGGTCGCGTCGGGCACCCCCACCGGCGGCGGCCCGGCCGTCACCGCGACGGCGAGCGACACCGTCACCGCCGGACAGGACCCCGCCCTGGCCCTGGTCAAGACCGCGACCCCCGCCGTCGTGACCGGCGCGGGCCAGCGGGTCGACTACCGCTTCACGGTGACCAACACCGGCAACACGACCCTCACCGACGTCACCGTCACGGAGCCCGTCTTCACCGGCACGGGTCCGGCACCCCTGGTGGCCTGCCCCGAGGGCCCGCTGGCCCCCGGGCAGTCGAGGACGTGCACGGCCGCCTACACCGTCACCCAGGCGGACGTGGGCGCGGGGGCGCTGACGAACGCCGCTCTCGCCACGGGCACTCCACCCACCGGACCGCCCGTCACGGCCACCGCCGACCGGACGGTCATCGCGACCTTCTCCCAGACGGCCTCCCTCACCGTCGTGAAGACCGCGGACCCCACCAGGGTGAGGAAGCCCGGAGCCGAGGTCGAGTACAGCTTCGTGGTGACGAACACGGGCAGTGCCGTGCTGCAGGACATCACTGTGGACGAGGTCCGGTTCACGGGATCCGGAACCCGGCCGGCCGTGTCGTGCCCGCGCACGTCCCTCGCGGCGGGCGAGCGGATGACCTGCACGGCGACCTACACCGTCACCGGGGAGGACATCCGCAAGGGCTCGGTGAGGAACACCGTCACGGCCTCCGGAACCCCGTCCGGTGGCCCCCCGGTGACCTCGCTCCCGTCGAGCGCCGAAGTGACGACGTCCCGCGGTCACGGCCACCACGACGGACACCGCGAACCGGGTCGCCCGCACCACGACCACGAGGGGCCCCACAAGCCCCATGACCCGCACGGCAGGCCCGACGGCCCGCACGGCGACGGACACCACGAGAAGCGGCCGCGCCAGGCGGCGTAG